One genomic region from Bacteroidota bacterium encodes:
- a CDS encoding 3'-5' exonuclease — translation MDKFVIYPKLKNFAMLENIQLDKIFFLDIETVPQFEKYENVPETFKELWNLKADRIIKDESASAEDVYERAGIYAEFGKIVCISVGLFTKKDNSLQFRLKSFYGDDEKQILADFGQMLDVHFNVNKNYLCAHNGKEFDFPYISRRMIIHGLPLPEPIDNWGKKPWETVHLIDTMHLWRFGDYKSYTSLNLLCASLDIPTPKDDISGKDVWKVYWQEKDLERIVKYCEKDVLAIARLMQRYKRVELIDDNNVEHIS, via the coding sequence TTGGATAAATTTGTAATTTATCCAAAACTAAAAAACTTTGCTATGCTTGAAAATATCCAACTTGATAAAATATTTTTCTTAGATATTGAAACAGTTCCGCAATTTGAAAAATATGAAAATGTTCCTGAGACTTTTAAAGAATTATGGAATCTGAAAGCTGATAGAATTATAAAAGATGAGAGTGCTTCTGCTGAAGATGTTTATGAAAGAGCAGGTATTTATGCCGAATTTGGAAAAATAGTTTGTATTTCTGTTGGGCTTTTTACCAAAAAGGATAATTCATTGCAATTTAGGCTTAAGTCATTTTATGGAGATGATGAAAAGCAAATTTTAGCCGACTTTGGGCAAATGCTTGATGTTCATTTTAATGTTAATAAAAATTATTTGTGTGCTCACAACGGTAAAGAGTTTGACTTTCCTTACATTTCAAGGAGAATGATAATCCATGGATTGCCTTTACCCGAACCAATTGATAATTGGGGGAAGAAACCTTGGGAAACTGTTCACTTAATTGATACAATGCATTTATGGCGTTTTGGAGATTATAAAAGTTATACTTCATTAAATTTGTTATGTGCAAGTTTGGATATTCCAACACCAAAAGATGATATTTCCGGAAAAGATGTTTGGAAAGTTTATTGGCAGGAAAAAGACCTTGAAAGGATTGTAAAATATTGCGAAAAAGATGTTTTGGCAATTGCAAGGTTGATGCAAAGGTATAAAAGAGTTGAACTTATAGATGATAATAATGTAGAACATATCAGTTAA